One Candida dubliniensis CD36 chromosome 1, complete sequence genomic region harbors:
- a CDS encoding malate synthase, putative (Similar to C. albicans MLS1), with protein sequence MSSPFPKTADKVKGVQILGPVPESAKHIFNQETLAFVATLHRGFEARRQELLNNRKEQQKLRDQGFLPDFLPETEYIRNDPTWTGPSLAPGLVDRRCEITGPTDRKMVINALNSNVATYMADFEDSLTPAWKNLVEGQVNLYDGVRRNLTASINGKKYALNLEKGRHIPTLIVRPRGWHLDEKHVLVDGKPVSGGIFDFAVYFYNNAQETLARGFGPYFYLPKMEHHLEAKLWNDIFNYAQDYIGLRRGTIRASVLIETIPAVFQMDEIIYQLREHSAGLNCGRWDYIFSYIKCLRNHPDFILPDRSQVTMAAPFMSSYVKLLVHTTHKRKVHALGGMAAQIPIKDDEERNRAALANVTKDKLREVTLGCDSCWVAHPALVPVVLKVFNENMKGPNQISLPPKEPFKPITQRDLLSPFVPNAKITEQGIRANIIIGISYIEAWLRNVGCVPINYLMEDAATAEVSRTQIWQWVTHGAKTDTGKVIDKQYVKQLLDEEYAKLVKSAKPGNKFKRAFEYFAPEALGEKYSDFVTTLIYDDVTTIGRSLPGERL encoded by the coding sequence ATGTCTTCCCCATTCCCAAAAACAGCTGATAAGGTCAAAGGTGTCCAAATATTAGGTCCAGTTCCAGAAAGTGCTAAACACATTTTCAACCAGGAAACTTTAGCATTCGTTGCCACTTTACACCGTGGTTTTGAAGCCAGAAGACAAGAATTGTTGAACAACAGaaaagaacaacaaaagtTAAGAGACCAAGGTTTCTTACCAGACTTCTTACCAGAAACTGAATATATTAGAAATGATCCTACCTGGACTGGTCCATCATTGGCTCCAGGTTTGGTTGACAGAAGATGTGAAATCACTGGTCCAACCGACAGAAAGATGGTCATCAACGCCTTGAACTCCAACGTTGCTACATACATGGCTGATTTTGAAGATTCGTTGACCCCAGCTTGGAAAAACTTGGTTGAAGGTCAAGTCAATCTTTACGATGGTGTCAGAAGAAACTTGACTGCCAGCATCAATGGTAAGAAATATGCCTTGAACTTGGAAAAAGGCAGACACATTCCAACCTTGATTGTGAGACCAAGAGGATGGCACTTGGATGAAAAACACGTTTTGGTTGATGGTAAGCCAGTTTCCGGTggtatttttgattttgctGTCTACTTCTACAACAATGCTCAAGAAACTTTAGCTAGAGGCTTTGGTCCATACTTCTATTTGCCAAAGATGGAACACCACTTGGAAGCAAAATTATGGAACGATATTTTCAACTACGCCCAAGACTACATTGGGTTGAGAAGAGGTACCATCAGAGCTTCAGTTTTGATCGAAACCATTCCAGCTGTTTTCCAAATGGATGAAATCATCTATCAATTAAGAGAACACAGTGCTGGTTTGAACTGTGGTAGATGGGATTATATTTTCTCCTACATCAAGTGTTTAAGAAACCACCCAGACTTTATTTTGCCAGATAGATCACAAGTCACAATGGCAGCTCCATTCATGTCCTCCTATGTTAAGTTATTGGTCCACACTACCCATAAGAGAAAAGTCCACGCTCTTGGTGGTATGGCTGCTCAAATTCCAATCAAGGACgatgaagaaagaaacagaGCTGCTTTGGCCAATGTCACTAAAGATAAATTAAGAGAAGTTACTCTTGGATGTGATTCATGTTGGGTTGCCCACCCAGCTTTGGTTCCAGTTGTGTTGAAAGTTTTCAACGAAAACATGAAGGGTCCAAACCAAATCTCATTGCCACCAAAGGAACCATTCAAGCCAATCACCCAAAGAGACTTGTTGAGTCCATTTGTTCCAAATGCTAAAATTACTGAACAAGGTATTAGAGcaaatatcattattggtATCTCCTACATTGAGGCTTGGTTAAGAAATGTCGGTTGTGTTCCAATCAACTATTTGATGGAAGATGCCGCTACCGCTGAGGTTTCCAGAACTCAAATTTGGCAATGGGTTACACATGGTGCTAAGACTGACACTGGTAAAGTTATTGACAAGCAATACGTTAAGCAATTATTGGATGAAGAATATGCTAAATTGGTCAAGAGTGCTAAACCAGGTAACAAGTTCAAGAGAGCTTTCGAATACTTTGCTCCAGAAGCTCTTGGTGAAAAGTACTCTGACTTTGTAACAACTTTGATTTACGACGATGTCACTACTATTGGCAGATCTTTACCAGGTGAAAGATtgtaa
- a CDS encoding U3 small nucleolar RNA-associated protein, putative (Similar to S. cerevisiae UTP7), producing MALTGKMGSHERAGTAQYERAGSYKKSKRHTKDKKLNSKLQRIDRQYKEAIQSAAGTDLLLQEEQGFLETENDMEKTFKFKQDEIADAVDSSTANKKFELKLPEFGPYTIDYSRNGRDLLLGGKKGHVASIDWRKGKLGCELHLNETVHAVKFLHNDQYFAVAQKKYTFIYDNQGTELHRLKQHIEATLLDFLPYHFLLVTAGHTGFLKYHDVSTGQLVSELRTKLGPTQAMKHNPWNAVTCLGHGNGTVSMWAPNMPEPLVKLQVARGPIRDLAIDREGKYMAVAAADKTLKIWDIRKFKEVDNYYTQTPASSLDISDTGLLSVGWGPHVTIWKDILKGKHQSEPYMNHLIPGSKIEKTKFVPFEDILGVGHEEGFNSIIVPGSGEANYDALELNPYESVKQRQQQEVRSLLDKLPADAIALDPNVIGTVDKRASTVRLKPGEITELTDTAQQSKDKMEIKAEVKGKNSALRRHMRKKTQNVIDQRKLRIEKNLKMEKEARQRRRNLEQGIPEEKDLLGPALARFK from the coding sequence ATGGCTCTTACAGGTAAAATGGGATCCCATGAAAGAGCTGGTACTGCTCAATATGAAAGAGCGGGGTCATACAAGAAATCCAAAAGGCACACTAAAGACAAAAAGTTGAATTCGAAATTACAAAGAATTGACAGACAGTATAAAGAGGCCATTCAGTCAGCAGCAGGAACTGACTTATTATtacaagaagaacaagGGTTTTTAGAAACAGAAAATGATATGGAAAAAACATTTAAATTTAAGCAGGACGAAATCGCCGATGCTGTTGATAGCAGTACTGCCAATAAAAAGTTTGAGCTAAAGTTGCCAGAATTTGGACCATACACAATCGATTATTCTCGTAATGGACGTGATTTGTTATTAGGAGGTAAAAAAGGGCACGTTGCCTCCATTGATTGGAGGAAAGGGAAATTAGGCTGCGAATTACATCTCAATGAAACAGTGCATGCAGTGAAGTTTTTACACAATGATCAGTACTTTGCTGTAGcacaaaagaaatatacTTTCATTTATGACAATCAAGGTACAGAATTGCATAGACTTAAACAACACATAGAGGCAACACTATTAGATTTTTTACCctatcattttcttttggttaCTGCTGGTCACACAGGGTTCTTGAAATACCATGATGTATCAACTGGTCAATTAGTAAGTGAACTCAGAACGAAATTGGGTCCGACTCAGGCGATGAAACACAATCCATGGAATGCAGTTACGTGTTTGGGACACGGTAACGGAACTGTAAGCATGTGGGCCCCAAACATGCCCGAACCATTGGTCAAGTTACAAGTTGCAAGGGGACCTATCCGAGATTTGGCGATTGACAGAGAAGGGAAGTATATGGCAGTTGCAGCAGCAGACAAAACATTGAAGATTTGGGATATAAGAAAATTCAAAGAGGTTGATAACTATTACACACAAACACCGGCATCAAGCTTAGACATATCTGACACGGGCTTACTCTCAGTTGGGTGGGGTCCTCATGTTACCATCTGgaaagatattttaaaagGAAAACACCAATCCGAGCCATACATGAATCATTTGATACCCGgttcaaaaattgaaaagacAAAATTTGTGCCATTTGAAGATATATTAGGTGTTGGTCATGAAGAAGGGTTCAATTCTATTATAGTTCCAGGATCGGGTGAAGCCAATTACGATGCTCTTGAATTGAATCCTTACGAATCAGTGAAACaaagacaacaacaagaagtCAGATCATTACTTGATAAATTGCCAGCAGACGCAATTGCTCTTGATCCAAATGTTATCGGTACTGTTGACAAACGTGCTAGTACTGTGAGATTGAAACCGGGTGAAATCACCGAATTAACAGATACGGCACAGCAATCTAAAGACAAGATGGAGATTAAAGCAGAAGTAAAAGGAAAAAATTCTGCATTGAGAAGACATATGAGAAAAAAGACTCAAAACGTGATAGATCAAAGGAAGCTAAGAATCgaaaagaatttaaagaTGGAAAAGGAAGCTAGACAGAGAAGGCGTAACTTGGAACAAGGAATACCCGAGGAGAAAGATCTCTTGGGTCCGGCTTTAGCTAGATTCAAATAG
- a CDS encoding dhodase, putative (Similar to C. albicans URA9;~Similar to S. pombe URA3): protein MFRPGIKFKQSTLSLIARRLKSSGHHQPLKSSFVPSPIVFVAGLAVAAVGGYYCLDSRSAIHEYVLCPLIRTFTDAESGHKLGIFFMKYGLSPRLLDDGKNDQSDVLGVQVFGHKLKNPIGLAAGLDKDGEAIESLFNCGFSYVEIGSITPEPQPGNPQPRFFRLPKDDAVINRYGFNSSGHFNVLATLKLRFNKLLNKFGTSHSSEQHPFSNAFQQGKLLGINLGKNKFGDEINDYVKGVERLGPYADVLVINVSSPNTPGLRDLQNEAKLTNLLTTVVKERDVLGKNLLGNKPPILVKVAPDLTEPEIESIANSAKEAKVDGIIISNTTIQRPVDRLLTTDKQLINQAGGLSGKPLKPLSLKALRTLRKYTKDSDLVLIGCGGISNGKDALEFGKAGATFIELYTAFAYKGPGLVGKIRDELAEELRKEGKTWEQIIGSDDK, encoded by the coding sequence ATGTTTCGTCCAGgtatcaaattcaaacaGCTGACCTTGTCTTTAATAGCAAGAAGGTTAAAGTCTTCAGGACATCATCAGCCTTTGAAGTCTAGTTTTGTTCCTTCACCAATTGTCTTTGTTGCTGGATTGGCAGTGGCTGCAGTTGGTGGATATTACTGTCTAGACTCAAGATCAGCTATTCATGAATATGTTTTGTGCCCATTAATCCGAACTTTCACAGATGCTGAACTGGGGCATAAATtgggaattttttttatgaaGTATGGATTATCTCCAAGATTATTGGACGATGGTAAAAATGACCAAAGTGATGTTCTAGGTGTTCAGGTATTCGGCCATAAGTTGAAGAATCCAATAGGTTTAGCTGCTGGTTTAGACAAAGATGGTGAAGCCATTGAatctttatttaattgtGGGTTTTCTTACGTTGAAATCGGTTCTATAACTCCTGAACCTCAACCAGGGAATCCCCAACCTAGATTTTTTAGATTACCAAAAGATGATGCTGTTATTAACAGGTACGGTTTCAATTCAAGTGGCCATTTCAATGTTTTGGCAACATTGAAATTGAggtttaataaattattgaataaatttggAACTTCTCATTCTTCTGAGCAACATCCATTTTCGAATGCATTTCAACAGGGCAAATTGTTAGGTATCAATTTGgggaaaaacaaatttggCGATGAAATCAATGATTACGTGAAAGGTGTCGAAAGATTGGGTCCTTATGCCGATGTTTTGGTTATCAACGTATCATCTCCAAACACCCCAGGATTAAGAGATTTGCAAAACGAAGCCAAATTAACTAATTTATTGACAACTGTCGTCAAAGAAAGAGACGTGTTAGGCAAAAACTTGTTAGGAAACAAACCTCCTATTTTGGTGAAAGTTGCTCCAGATTTGACTGAACCGGAAATTGAATCTATTGCTAATTCTGCCAAGGAAGCCAAGGTTGATGGTATCATTATTTCCAATACCACAATTCAAAGACCTGTTGATAGATTGTTGACAACTGACAAGCAATTGATCAACCAAGCTGGAGGCTTATCTGGGAAGCCATTAAAACCATTGTCCTTAAAGGCATTGCGAACCTTGAGAAAATACACCAAAGACTCTGATTTGGTGTTGATTGGTTGTGGTGGTATTTCAAATGGTAAGGATGCCTTAGAATTTGGTAAGGCCGGGGCtacatttattgaattgtaTACTGCTTTTGCTTATAAAGGTCCAGGTTTAGTAGGTAAGATAAGAGATGAGTTGGCCGAAGAATTGagaaaagaaggaaaaacTTGGGAGCAAATAATTGGTTCCGACgataaatga
- a CDS encoding multifunctional protein, putative (protein required for meiotic nuclear division; appears to function in DNA replication and damage response; may be involved in cell wall function;~Similar to S. cerevisiae RMD7) → MSEPVVDTAELSAEEKKRLLRERRQAKMSKGKATARLNNILSQGSSVKTSGVKSVLDQEKEATSSHDDDPEIQDITEITTPPPRTPPIGEDAPQDIDKIFQTMLQQQQQRGQGANTADDPFAQIMKMFNQTEGPDSLINEGSASTQDPTEIKYHQELLEYNTYNQKLWKFRFLLVRVLVTLFNFFYHYTSISDFHASNYAYVRDLSSEEYPVRDFFTWFATSEVVLVAAYYSVFHSLGLFHAANQNSIILKVMSMGSMILPQLESYKPLVARFLGYYELLGIVLGGLSLVIVLFGLLSFAN, encoded by the coding sequence ATGTCTGAACCAGTAGTTGATACAGCTGAACTATCAGCCGAAGAAAAAAAGCGATTACTTAGAGAAAGAAGACAAGCAAAGATGTCGAAGGGCAAAGCAACGGCCAGATTGAACAATATTTTGTCACAGGGTTCGTCAGTGAAGACATCAGGAGTAAAATCAGTCTTGGACCAAGAGAAAGAGGCCACATCTAGTCACGATGATGATCCAGAGATACAAGATATCACCGAGATAACTACGCCCCCTCCAAGAACACCACCGATTGGTGAAGATGCTCCTCAGGATATAGATAAGATTTTCCAAACTATGcttcaacaacagcagcaacgAGGACAGGGAGCAAATACTGCAGATGATCCTTTTGctcaaataatgaaaatgttTAATCAAACTGAAGGTCCTGATTCACTAATCAATGAAGGTTCAGCTTCGACTCAAGATCCAACAGAAATTAAATATCACCAAGAGTTACTAGAATATAACACatataatcaaaaattatGGAAGTTTAGATTTTTATTGGTTCGTGTTTTAGTGACTTTATTTAactttttttatcattatacAAGTATCTCGGATTTTCATGCATCGAATTACGCTTATGTTAGAGACTTGTCATCTGAAGAATATCCTGTTCGAGACTTTTTCACCTGGTTTGCCACTTCCGAAGTTGTTCTTGTGGCAGCTTACTATTCGGTATTTCATTCATTAGGGTTATTCCATGCAGCCAATCAAAACAGCATTATATTGAAAGTTATGTCAATGGGATCAATGATATTACCGCAATTGGAATCTTATAAGCCATTAGTTGCTAGATTTTTGGGGTATTATGAACTACTTGGTATAGTCTTGGGGGGCTTGTCATTAGTCATAGTATTGTTTGGTTTGCTCAGTTTTGCGAATTAA
- a CDS encoding chaperone involved in assembly of cytochrome c oxidase, putative (Similar to C. albicans SHY1;~Similar to S. cerevisiae SHY1;~Similar to S. pombe SHY1) — MFGINTIRLVKVKPIRLLQFNRSVKTLTMDWKPMKAVPGNLRTLEHQSKMPTIRRVLLGLMYAMPIISFALGCWQVHRLQWKTDLIAKCENNLAAPVIPELPPNLDPSVITDFEYRRFKCKGHFDYDREMFLGPRLRDGELGYLVITPFIRKSGGDPILIERGWISKNKVVPSSRSSGYLSHLARPQGEIEIEALFRVMPKKSFLQLEHEQGSRVFHVPDVPAMAKQSGSLPIYCQMIYDLHDHIDWRKDENGQQQRSSVIGSLFFSKKKDSDASFIATNADKDETLQFQEFEFVNEGVPIAPKPFIKFSNNHLQYLITWFGLSIGSTALLLFSIYRTKQFATAEQLLAAKRKDMQKKA; from the coding sequence ATGTTTGGAATTAATACGATCAGACTTGTCAAGGTCAAACCAATAAGACTACTACAATTCAATCGTTCTGTCAAGACTTTAACTATGGACTGGAAACCAATGAAGGCGGTGCCAGGGAATTTGCGTACTTTGGAGCATCAATCGAAAATGCCAACAATACGTCGTGTACTTTTAGGACTAATGTACGCCATGCCCATAATCTCCTTTGCATTGGGATGTTGGCAAGTGCACAGACTACAATGGAAGACTGATTTAATTGCAAAGTGTGAAAACAATCTTGCTGCTCCAGTGATTCCGGAATTACCACCAAATTTGGATCCGTCAGTTATAACAGACTTTGAATATCGAAGATTTAAATGCAAAGGCCATTTTGATTATGACAGGGAAATGTTTTTAGGTCCACGATTGAGAGATGGGGAATTAGGGTATCTTGTTATAACACCATTTATCCGAAAGAGTGGAGGAGACccaattttaattgaaagAGGATGGATTCTGAAAAATAAAGTTGTCCCCAGTAGTAGATCATCGGGATATTTGTCACATTTGGCCAGACCACAAGGTgaaatagaaatagaaGCATTGTTCCGAGTCATGCCAAAGAAGTCGTTTTTGCAGTTGGAACACGAACAAGGCTCGAGAGTATTCCATGTCCCTGATGTTCCTGCTATGGCCAAACAAAGTGGATCTTTACCAATTTATTGTCAAATGATATATGACTTACACGATCACATTGATTGGAGGAAAGATGAAAATGGCCAACAGCAAAGGTCGTCGGTTATTGgcagtttatttttttcaaaaaagaaagattcAGATGCATCTTTTATTGCAACAAATGCCGACAAGGATGAGACATTGCAGTTTCAAGAATTTGAGTTTGTAAACGAAGGTGTTCCAATCGCCCCCAAACCTTTCATTAAGTTTTCCAATAACCACTTACAATATTTGATTACTTGGTTTGGTTTATCAATTGGTAGTACTGCTTTGTTACTTTTTTCGATTTACAGGACTAAACAGTTTGCCACTGCCGAACAATTATTAGCAGCCAAAAGAAAAGACATGCAAAAGAAAGCctaa
- a CDS encoding iron homeostasis modulator, putative (Similar to S. cerevisiae FRE8) → MNTTILDYFHYPNGKTKEYSRLRNYITSKYGNITTFLLLLFIISIPIYKYCIIHNYHHRFKSNIIRSFNRKLDHYISHEHHPDCQTATFKDRFFTYVAQLLKSIVFSITLRSSTIIQLLFWITFLTSLSLIDLYNGDLIFLAKRLGRIPANCLPTILFLTLRPSPLPHTLYLTLIPIHKWLSRLIIIQSVMHTVLYLGYFKKTDTMKKTFKLENNYGWVALLGFLIIMVTSLSSMRKRWYKVFYCMHYVWTWTIVICLQFHIRPSPFTFYTLVNVSILVGQIAYRVYLTRVSTKGEVKVFDVSPNLAMIEFPNSLIAKTATAPGAHIRLTNYSSSFIVRAFKQLIPNYHPYTLVSFPTDKYQRLIIRKSNFKLYNMRRYMITGSYDSHLLFIGSKSSQMFSLSKLSVNAKRLLIVIGGSAISFALPILRVMNYHGIPTKIVWVIKDFRDVLVLRYFDGFIHGDDFEIFITGDSTIQEQTKTLRNVISCASNFSKKSRLSSHFDIEHDETSPLLGDNNEPQIPLNLENQIENVDISMNSDDEEEEDSDSDCTHNGINQPRYEDFNEVDDVLLDTSDNEDGGSINEFEITADNLSPQNSTSRNISRKSSVNEPFIPYFEQSSSEQTKSWVQQFKSLTRRLNLENKIYKGRPKLNHRYYNWCINEGFTQCSGPTEDENHNLICCRDLPRNKVVQEDLNAEKIWVISAGPKPLVENVKLWAAEYGLKFHEEAFYS, encoded by the coding sequence ATGAATACCACTATACTAGATTATTTCCACTATCCAAATgggaaaacaaaagaatataGTAGACTACGAAATTATATCACCTCAAAATACGGAAACATTACCACTTTTCTATTATTGCTATTCATAATATCCATACCTATTTACAAGTACTGCATTATCCACAATTATCATCATAGATTTAAATCCAATATAATACGTTCCTTCAACCGGAAGTTGGATCATTATATTCTGCATGAACACCATCCAGACTGCCAAACTGCCACATTTAAGGATAGGTTCTTTACTTACGTAGCTCAGTTGCTCAAATCCATCGTGTTCAGCATAACACTACGTTCATCTACTATcatacaattattattctgGATAACATTTTTAACCTCATTGTCATTGATTGACCTTTATAATGGagatttgatatttttggCCAAAAGACTAGGTCGAATTCCTGCTAATTGTTTACCAACAATATTGTTCTTAACATTACGTCCAAGTCCATTGCCTCACACCTTATATTTGACATTGATCCCAATACATAAATGGCTATCCCGActaataattattcaaagTGTTATGCACACCGTTTTATACCTTGGATATTTTAAGAAAACCGACACGATGAAAAAAACTTTCAAACTTGAAAATAATTACGGTTGGGTAGCTTTGCTAGGATTCCTAATTATTATGGTCACCTCATTGTCCTCGATGAGAAAACGCTGGTACAAGGTATTCTATTGCATGCACTACGTATGGACATGGACAATAGTTATCTGCCTTCAGTTTCATATCAGACCAAGTCCATTTACATTTTATACACTTGTAAATGTTTCCATTTTGGTTGGACAAATTGCATATCGTGTATATTTAACTAGAGTGTCAACTAAAGGCGAAGTTAAGGTGTTTGATGTCTCGCCAAATTTAGCAATGATAGAGTTTCCAAACCTGTTGATTGCAAAAACTGCCACTGCACCTGGGGCCCATATCAGACTAACTAACTACAGTTCAAGTTTCATAGTGAGAGCATTCAAACAGTTAATTCCCAATTACCATCCATACACATTAGTCTCCTTCCCCACTGACAAATATCAGCGATTAATTATCCGTAAAAGTAATTTCAAGTTATATAATATGAGAAGATATATGATAACAGGAAGTTACGACTCacatttattgtttattggtTCAAAATCAAGTCAGATGTTTTCCTTGAGTAAATTACTGGTCAACGCTAAGCGTCTATTGATTGTTATTGGTGGATCTGCTATCTCATTTGCGTTGCCGATTTTAAGGGTAATGAATTACCATGGTATTCCCACTAAGATTGTTTGGGTTATCAAAGACTTTAGGGACGTGCTAGTGCTTAGATATTTTGATGGATTCATTCATGGTGAcgattttgaaatatttataaCCGGTGATAGCACAATTCAggaacaaacaaaaactcTTCGAAACGTAATAAGCTGTGCTTCTAATTTCAGCAAGAAATCTAGATTATCCAGTCATTTTGATATAGAACACGATGAAACCTCTCCTTTATTGGGTGACAACAACGAGCCACAAATTCCTTTGAATCTCGAAAACCAGATAGAAAATGTCGACATAAGTATGAATAGTGatgacgaagaagaagaggacAGCGATTCAGACTGTACCCACAATGGGATAAATCAACCCCGATATGAGGACTTTAACGAGGTTGATGATGTATTACTCGACACTAgtgataatgaagatggAGGATCTATAAACGAGTTTGAAATTACAGCTGATAATTTGAGTCCACAAAACAGCACTCTGAGAAACATCTCTCGCAAGTCGAGTGTAAATGAACCGTTCATTCCCTATTTTGAACAGTCATCATCTGAACAAACTAAATCTTGGGTCCAGCAATTTAAGCTGCTAACGAGAAGACTAAATTTAGAGAATAAGATTTATAAAGGTCGTCCTAAATTGAATCATAGGTATTACAATTGGTGTATCAATGAAGGATTCACACAGTGTTCAGGTCCTACAGAAGACGAAAATCACAATTTAATTTGCTGCCGTGACTTACCACGCAATAAAGTTGTCCAAGAGGATTTGAATGCAGAAAAGATATGGGTGATTTCTGCAGGACCCAAACCACTTGTTGAAAATGTTAAATTATGGGCCGCTGAATACGGGTTAAAGTTTCACGAGGAAGCATTCTATTCATAA
- a CDS encoding mRNA processing and export modulator, putative (Similar to S. cerevisiae AIR2): MSDTLPFIEDSTGEKFKRQKYKEQSSLESEERGSRDPKEHTPTTALSYDEVNDDLDELVALRGEGRYFGVTDPDDESGLSRQSLGPLCANCHKRGHTRAKCTVVICHKCGAVDDHYESQCPTTIICGRCGEKGHIVSQCKSKIRKRQYCRTCDSFKHGDENCPSIWRSYITKSQSQDSNEESSVLPRIYCYNCASNEHFGDECDKPRSSRIPNFGSAFSGNNLPKKYRNLYFKSLRASSSRKEYEEYRPTTQKRDYTSNLTPSNRYEGFGSQGFSRNGADHPSRSGFIPKRSPSGFGSSNGFPRTPKGPNQDNRTKGRFSSNAYGSKSGFNQPTRTGVINKNGSQDQAGSYRNSTRGGPQPTRSGLIANRKSKNFKKMKY, encoded by the coding sequence ATGTCCGACACGCTACCTTTTATAGAAGATTCAACAGGGGAGAAATTTAAAAGACAGAAATATAAAGAGCAAAGCTCACTTGAACTGGAAGAACGTGGTAGCAGAGATCCAAAAGAGCACACACCTACAACCGCTTTATCCTATGACGAGGTCAACGATGACCTCGACGAGTTAGTTGCATTGCGAGGAGAAGGCAGATACTTTGGTGTTACAGATCCAGATGATGAATCTGGACTATCGAGGCAATCATTGGGCCCACTATGTGCAAATTGCCACAAGAGAGGACACACAAGAGCCAAATGTACTGTAGTGATTTGTCATAAATGTGGAGCCGTCGATGATCATTATGAAAGCCAATGTCCCACTACTATAATATGTGGCAGGTGTGGCGAAAAGGGACACATTGTGCTGCAATGCAAAAGCAAAATCCGAAAGAGACAATACTGTCGCACTTGCGACTCCTTTAAGCATGGTGATGAGAACTGTCCTAGTATTTGGAGAAGTTATATAACGAAATCGCAAAGTCAGGATAGCAATGAGGAAAGTTCGGTATTACCGAGAATATACTGTTACAACTGTGCATCAAATGAACATTTTGGTGATGAATGTGATAAACCAAGATCCTCCAGAATACCTAATTTTGGCAGTGCATTTAGTGGCAACAATTTACCCAAAAAATACAGAAACCTCTATTTCAAAAGTCTCAGAGCAAGTAGCAGTCGGAAAGAATATGAAGAATACAGACCAACAACTCAGAAAAGGGATTACACGAGCAACCTCACACCGTCAAACAGGTACGAAGGGTTTGGCAGTCAAGGGTTCTCACGTAACGGTGCCGATCATCCATCGAGGTCTGGCTTCATCCCGAAGAGACTGCCTAGTGGATTTGGGTCTAGTAATGGATTTCCGAGAACACCAAAAGGCCCAAATCAAGATAACAGAACTAAAGGTAGATTTAGTCTGAATGCGTACGGCTCCAAGTCGGGTTTTAATCAACCGACAAGAACAGGTgtaatcaacaaaaatggTTCTCAAGATCAAGCAGGAAGTTATAGAAATAGTACGAGAGGCGGGCCACAACCTACTAGATCGGGATTAATTGCCAATAGGAAATCCAAGAATTTCAAGAAAATGAAGTATTGA